Proteins from a single region of Pyxidicoccus trucidator:
- a CDS encoding response regulator, producing the protein METSWTFGRCLLLVEDDPSNRMTLAALLEDAGFAVVTAGSYSEAANLLTRPRAYDAVLLDQSLGDGFGTGLIPLVRHHMPKTKVVFVTGHDGKIDMPVDAIFRKGGHFDDLLAFLFKLLPQRPLGA; encoded by the coding sequence ATGGAGACGAGCTGGACCTTCGGACGCTGCCTGCTGCTGGTGGAGGACGACCCGTCCAACCGGATGACGCTCGCGGCGCTGCTGGAGGATGCGGGCTTCGCGGTGGTGACGGCCGGCTCCTACTCGGAGGCCGCCAATCTCCTGACCCGGCCGCGCGCCTACGACGCGGTGCTGCTGGACCAGAGCCTGGGTGACGGCTTCGGCACCGGGCTGATTCCGCTGGTGCGCCACCACATGCCGAAGACGAAGGTGGTCTTCGTCACCGGGCACGACGGGAAGATCGACATGCCGGTGGACGCCATCTTCCGCAAGGGCGGCCACTTCGACGACCTGCTGGCCTTCCTCTTCAAGCTGCTCCCCCAGCGTCCGCTGGGCGCCTGA
- a CDS encoding nuclear transport factor 2 family protein, which produces MPRLLLLTAVLAACACSHPPLRSPTNMSPEPSRAHRELLELEHSVTQAIRERNGPRLRELLGKDFVFRGAGDVETDLETFISSVAAIPGTILDIEMLTMRGHVFGDTGVLTGTQRARVRLPDGTEVTDLQTFTDVCQWREGRWHMVLAHSLPAAPEAPSDGAATAATAR; this is translated from the coding sequence ATGCCCCGTCTGCTTCTGCTCACCGCCGTGCTGGCGGCCTGCGCCTGCAGCCACCCTCCCCTTCGGAGCCCCACGAACATGAGCCCCGAGCCTTCCCGCGCCCACCGTGAGTTGCTGGAGCTGGAGCACTCCGTCACCCAGGCCATCCGCGAGCGGAATGGCCCCCGGCTGCGCGAGCTGCTGGGCAAGGACTTCGTCTTCCGTGGCGCGGGAGACGTGGAGACGGACCTCGAGACGTTCATCTCCAGCGTGGCCGCCATTCCCGGCACCATCCTCGACATCGAGATGCTCACCATGCGCGGTCACGTCTTCGGGGACACCGGAGTGCTCACCGGCACCCAGCGCGCCCGCGTGCGCCTGCCCGACGGCACCGAGGTGACGGACCTGCAGACCTTCACGGACGTGTGCCAGTGGCGCGAGGGACGGTGGCACATGGTCCTCGCCCACAGCCTCCCGGCCGCGCCCGAGGCCCCCTCGGACGGCGCTGCCACCGCGGCCACGGCGCGCTGA
- a CDS encoding carboxypeptidase-like regulatory domain-containing protein: protein MPHIQGERRWRLPARGADWLVVPSLNLGEQESERNRVPEVFVTSALDGWLSSPAARTLYAMYQALGGGSPLGLSGLERGRYEQRLKQRLTDAFLHGELMALEEDRPVLAPPPWPEPVWLRPQEAPVKEPTWLAIELKDAEGQPVPHARYVVTLPDGSTREGTLNKNGHARVDGVTPGQCQVSFPELEGESWA from the coding sequence ATGCCGCACATTCAAGGTGAGCGCCGGTGGAGGCTTCCAGCCCGCGGCGCGGACTGGCTCGTCGTTCCATCCCTCAATCTCGGTGAGCAAGAGTCCGAGAGGAACCGGGTGCCGGAGGTCTTCGTCACCTCGGCGCTCGACGGTTGGCTGTCTTCACCCGCCGCGCGCACGCTGTATGCGATGTATCAGGCGCTCGGAGGGGGCTCCCCGCTGGGGTTGTCCGGCCTGGAGCGCGGCCGGTACGAGCAGCGCCTCAAGCAGCGGCTCACCGACGCCTTCCTCCACGGCGAGCTGATGGCACTGGAGGAGGATCGCCCCGTGCTCGCGCCCCCGCCCTGGCCGGAGCCCGTATGGCTGCGGCCCCAGGAGGCGCCCGTGAAGGAGCCGACATGGCTCGCCATCGAGCTGAAGGACGCGGAAGGCCAGCCCGTGCCCCACGCGCGCTACGTGGTGACGCTGCCGGACGGCTCCACGCGCGAGGGCACACTCAACAAGAATGGCCACGCGCGCGTGGACGGGGTGACTCCCGGGCAGTGCCAGGTCAGCTTCCCCGAGCTGGAGGGAGAAAGCTGGGCGTGA
- a CDS encoding aminopeptidase P family protein yields MLPDLSERAALLRRRELLAHVLGSTPAVLASSRPRPRNYAADQFPFRAASHFLYLFGVAVPDGLGFYDGQSWTLYLPEPGPDDALWDGAVPGFAEVSERTGCPVRSRAELPAVLASVRGVATLPTPDLETCADLAGLLGREVRPGRLLPADEPLAEGMIALRLRHDAAAVAQLRRAAEATTPAHLAGMRATRPGLLEAAVRAAMEAEFVARDVRPAYQPIVTVHGEVLHNLKYHHELRAGDLLLADVGGESPGGFACDVTRTWPVTGRFSTTQRELYEVVLRAQKASIALVRPGVRYREVHLAAHREMARGLVALGILRGDPEELVVDGLTALLFPHGIGHLLGLDVHDMEDLGDRAGYAPGRTRAKEFGHRYLRLDRDLEPGMAVTIEPGLYRVPAILEDARLTARAGDRLNREVLARYSDVRGIRIEDDVLVTAEGCEVLTAAIPKEASEVEAVMAERR; encoded by the coding sequence ATGCTGCCTGACCTCTCCGAGCGCGCCGCCCTCCTGCGGCGGCGCGAGCTGCTGGCCCACGTCCTGGGAAGCACCCCGGCGGTGCTGGCGTCGAGCCGCCCGCGTCCGCGCAACTACGCGGCGGACCAGTTCCCCTTCCGCGCGGCCAGCCACTTCCTCTACCTTTTCGGGGTGGCGGTGCCGGACGGCCTGGGCTTCTACGACGGCCAGTCGTGGACGCTGTACCTGCCCGAGCCCGGCCCTGACGACGCGCTGTGGGACGGCGCGGTGCCGGGCTTCGCGGAAGTCTCCGAGCGGACGGGCTGCCCGGTGCGCTCGCGCGCGGAGCTGCCGGCGGTGCTGGCCTCGGTGCGCGGGGTGGCCACGCTGCCCACGCCGGACCTGGAGACATGCGCGGACCTGGCGGGGCTGCTCGGCCGCGAGGTGCGGCCCGGGCGGCTGCTCCCGGCGGACGAGCCGCTGGCGGAGGGGATGATTGCGCTGCGCCTGCGGCACGACGCCGCGGCGGTGGCGCAGCTGCGTCGGGCCGCCGAGGCCACCACGCCCGCGCACCTGGCCGGCATGCGCGCGACGCGGCCGGGGCTGCTCGAGGCCGCGGTGCGCGCGGCGATGGAGGCGGAGTTCGTCGCGCGGGACGTGCGCCCGGCATACCAGCCCATCGTCACGGTGCATGGCGAGGTGCTGCACAACCTGAAGTACCACCATGAGCTGCGCGCGGGGGACCTGCTGCTGGCGGACGTCGGTGGCGAGAGCCCGGGTGGCTTCGCGTGCGACGTGACGCGCACGTGGCCGGTGACGGGGCGCTTCAGCACGACGCAGCGCGAGCTGTACGAGGTGGTGCTGCGCGCGCAGAAGGCGAGCATCGCCCTGGTGCGGCCGGGCGTGCGCTACCGCGAGGTGCACCTCGCCGCGCACCGGGAGATGGCGCGCGGGCTGGTGGCACTGGGCATCCTCCGGGGAGACCCGGAGGAGCTGGTGGTGGACGGGCTCACCGCGCTGCTGTTCCCCCATGGCATCGGCCACCTGCTCGGGCTGGACGTGCACGACATGGAGGACCTGGGAGACCGGGCCGGCTATGCGCCGGGCCGCACGCGCGCGAAGGAGTTCGGCCACCGGTACCTGCGGCTGGACAGGGACTTGGAGCCCGGCATGGCGGTGACGATTGAGCCGGGCCTCTACCGCGTGCCCGCCATCCTGGAGGATGCGCGGCTCACCGCGCGCGCGGGCGACAGGCTGAACCGCGAGGTGCTGGCGCGCTATTCGGACGTGCGGGGCATCCGCATCGAGGACGACGTGCTCGTCACGGCGGAGGGCTGCGAGGTGCTGACGGCCGCGATTCCGAAGGAGGCCTCGGAGGTCGAGGCCGTCATGGCGGAGCGGCGGTAG
- a CDS encoding response regulator — protein MMEEVEVGPARILLVDDEESLRITLAANLELEGHTVLEASSGEDALRVLSEQSVDVVLTDIRMPGLHGVELLRRIKQDRPDMPVVLMTAFTAEELVDDALAEGAFTVLPKPFDVAHALDTVLRAVRAPQVLVVDDTEQVARAMVRALSTVGLRARAVYSGEEALASLRSGAFDVCVLDLVMPEMSGPELVKKVREADLSVAVIAVSGHVVPEMLRVVAAQGAVVCMTKPVPLRELVQAIARVRGRPQGPFGARN, from the coding sequence GTGATGGAGGAAGTGGAAGTGGGCCCCGCTCGCATCCTGCTGGTCGACGACGAGGAGTCGCTCCGCATCACCCTCGCGGCGAACCTGGAGCTGGAGGGACACACCGTCCTGGAGGCCTCGTCCGGCGAGGACGCCCTGCGCGTGCTCAGTGAGCAATCGGTCGACGTCGTCCTCACCGACATCCGCATGCCCGGGCTGCATGGCGTGGAGCTGCTCCGCCGCATCAAGCAGGACCGCCCCGACATGCCCGTGGTGCTGATGACGGCCTTCACGGCGGAGGAGTTGGTGGACGACGCGCTCGCCGAGGGCGCCTTCACCGTGCTCCCCAAGCCCTTCGACGTGGCGCACGCGCTGGACACGGTGCTGCGCGCGGTGCGGGCGCCCCAGGTCCTGGTGGTGGACGACACCGAGCAGGTGGCCCGCGCCATGGTGCGCGCGCTGAGCACGGTGGGGCTGCGCGCGCGGGCTGTGTATAGCGGCGAGGAGGCGCTGGCCTCCCTGCGCTCGGGCGCCTTCGACGTGTGTGTGCTGGACCTGGTGATGCCAGAGATGAGCGGGCCGGAGCTGGTGAAGAAGGTTCGCGAGGCGGACCTCTCCGTGGCCGTGATTGCCGTGTCCGGGCACGTGGTGCCGGAGATGCTGCGGGTGGTGGCGGCCCAGGGCGCGGTGGTGTGCATGACGAAGCCAGTGCCCCTGCGCGAGCTGGTGCAGGCCATCGCCCGGGTGCGAGGCCGGCCGCAGGGCCCCTTCGGCGCGAGGAATTGA
- a CDS encoding AgmX/PglI C-terminal domain-containing protein: protein MGELLSGAEGQFRGQGMGTPGTTSPAGGAHGPVPGVPLSVEDALDGDLDAYLDRELFVHQGAGVEASEASPATTASGSMRALLDLAEQESQWLKTLPPPSVDVLPEPEEPAVEIPEWMRMSPGVKVTTRFSEMLAPVDPASVQGHAEAAHGGVGTDAAGLPMTPWSVPVSAQQASATPAYPGNLLPGIAPPPPGVPLPSWGHPHAAPMAQYPQQWGMPLPTHVEPKRVGMKPGAFLGAAAVGALAAGMLVVAGLHFREHLTGTGTTQGVSSMAGTAQAGSTGAVVGTVQVGNSGTLPPGMAGAAQLGSTSAVAGTAQVGSTGALPSGLAGVAQAGSTGMNGEAQVGTGALLPSGGVGVAQLGGAGTGVPSGVNGEAQAGGIAGPAGIPGAAQAGQPLVTGAQGQPQPGAPGAGTSAAQQAAASVSGTVLSTAQGDVQGAANGLRAQQPTTGPMSGSAVGGTTLTSGQPATVALRMPSARKVAAKTVVASRPADTEEEAEDQDSSEHNFNESESSAADEESITAEAAEAEEAEEQQSELDEDFARELGFTEDAEQKAAKPAVPERTVYIPPAPDAKEHLTPEDVKAVVVTNQPAITACIRQHAKGTPVEGGGRFLVRWSVLPSGDTSSVSMDTDTLKATSLAHCIEDVVRRWKFPAHQVRMAEPIRFPFVF, encoded by the coding sequence GTGGGCGAGCTTCTGTCAGGGGCCGAGGGGCAGTTCCGGGGGCAGGGGATGGGGACTCCGGGGACGACGAGCCCGGCGGGTGGGGCTCACGGGCCCGTGCCGGGCGTGCCGCTGAGCGTGGAGGATGCGCTCGACGGGGACCTCGACGCGTACCTGGACCGCGAGTTGTTCGTCCATCAGGGGGCGGGCGTGGAGGCGTCCGAGGCGAGTCCCGCCACGACGGCTTCCGGGAGCATGCGCGCGCTGCTCGACCTGGCCGAGCAGGAGTCGCAGTGGCTGAAGACGCTGCCGCCGCCCTCCGTGGACGTGCTCCCCGAGCCCGAGGAGCCCGCGGTCGAGATTCCCGAGTGGATGCGCATGTCGCCGGGCGTGAAGGTGACGACGCGCTTCTCGGAGATGCTCGCGCCCGTGGACCCGGCCTCGGTGCAGGGGCACGCCGAGGCGGCGCACGGGGGCGTGGGCACGGACGCGGCGGGCCTGCCGATGACGCCGTGGAGCGTGCCAGTCTCCGCGCAGCAGGCGAGCGCCACGCCTGCGTATCCGGGCAACCTGTTGCCGGGGATTGCACCGCCGCCGCCCGGAGTGCCGCTGCCTTCGTGGGGGCACCCGCACGCGGCGCCCATGGCGCAGTATCCCCAGCAGTGGGGCATGCCGCTGCCCACGCACGTTGAGCCGAAGCGCGTCGGTATGAAGCCCGGCGCCTTCCTGGGCGCGGCGGCGGTGGGCGCGCTCGCGGCGGGAATGCTCGTGGTCGCGGGCCTGCACTTCCGTGAGCACCTGACGGGCACGGGCACGACCCAGGGCGTGTCGTCCATGGCGGGCACGGCGCAAGCGGGCAGCACCGGCGCGGTGGTGGGCACTGTGCAGGTGGGGAACTCAGGCACGCTGCCGCCAGGCATGGCCGGCGCGGCTCAGTTGGGCAGCACCAGCGCGGTGGCGGGTACGGCGCAGGTGGGCAGCACGGGCGCGCTACCGTCAGGCCTGGCCGGCGTGGCGCAGGCGGGCAGCACCGGCATGAACGGTGAGGCACAGGTCGGCACCGGCGCACTGTTGCCGTCGGGTGGAGTTGGCGTGGCTCAGCTCGGTGGCGCAGGTACGGGGGTGCCCTCGGGAGTGAACGGGGAGGCGCAGGCTGGCGGCATCGCAGGCCCCGCCGGTATCCCCGGCGCCGCGCAGGCCGGCCAGCCGTTGGTGACGGGGGCGCAGGGCCAGCCACAGCCCGGAGCCCCGGGTGCCGGTACGTCGGCCGCGCAGCAGGCCGCGGCCTCGGTCTCGGGCACCGTGCTCTCCACTGCGCAGGGTGACGTGCAGGGTGCGGCGAACGGTCTGCGCGCGCAGCAGCCCACGACGGGGCCGATGAGCGGTTCCGCCGTGGGAGGGACCACCCTCACCAGTGGTCAGCCCGCCACGGTGGCGCTCCGCATGCCCTCCGCGCGCAAGGTGGCCGCGAAGACGGTCGTGGCCTCGCGCCCCGCCGACACCGAAGAGGAAGCCGAGGACCAGGACTCCAGCGAGCACAACTTCAACGAGTCCGAGTCCTCCGCTGCCGACGAGGAGTCCATCACCGCCGAGGCCGCCGAAGCAGAGGAGGCCGAGGAGCAGCAGTCGGAGCTGGACGAGGACTTCGCGCGGGAGCTCGGCTTCACGGAGGACGCGGAGCAGAAGGCCGCGAAGCCCGCGGTCCCCGAGCGCACCGTCTACATCCCGCCCGCGCCCGATGCGAAGGAGCACCTCACGCCCGAAGACGTGAAGGCCGTGGTGGTGACGAACCAGCCCGCCATCACCGCGTGCATCCGTCAGCACGCGAAGGGCACGCCAGTGGAGGGAGGCGGTCGCTTCCTGGTGCGCTGGTCCGTGCTCCCGAGCGGTGACACCTCCAGCGTCTCCATGGACACGGACACGCTCAAGGCCACCTCGCTCGCGCACTGCATCGAGGACGTGGTCCGCCGCTGGAAGTTCCCGGCCCACCAGGTCCGCATGGCGGAGCCCATCCGCTTCCCGTTCGTCTTCTAG
- a CDS encoding sensor histidine kinase produces MSGRGDLQARERSAVADVVASTLRHDLRNKLASIRNASFYLMRQMKKTEVWTTDPRVETFFQLIEKELASAEELLSKRSPPAVTGPKPHCHPREAVEHALAEAHVPEGVRVVRDLTEKCEVALDREELAVLVGCLVDNAVEAMPRGGSLTVRTRDLEDDGVSLRVEDTGEGLAPEAYSRAFEPFYTTKPGHAGLGLSIVHRVALRHGWQLDLGAGSSGGTFVEVVFKGPDVGPGSRPVGREVIQGSK; encoded by the coding sequence ATGTCCGGGCGTGGAGATTTGCAGGCACGGGAGCGGTCGGCGGTAGCGGATGTGGTGGCGTCCACGTTGCGCCATGACCTTCGCAACAAGCTCGCCAGCATCCGCAACGCATCCTTCTACCTGATGCGGCAGATGAAGAAGACGGAGGTCTGGACCACGGACCCCCGCGTGGAGACCTTCTTCCAGCTCATCGAGAAGGAGCTGGCGTCCGCCGAGGAGCTGCTCTCCAAGCGCAGCCCGCCCGCCGTGACGGGCCCCAAGCCGCACTGCCACCCCCGCGAGGCGGTGGAGCACGCGCTGGCCGAGGCCCACGTGCCCGAGGGCGTGCGGGTGGTGCGGGATTTGACGGAGAAGTGCGAGGTGGCGCTGGACCGCGAGGAGCTGGCGGTGCTGGTGGGCTGCCTCGTGGACAACGCGGTGGAGGCCATGCCGCGCGGGGGCTCGCTCACCGTGCGCACGAGGGATTTGGAAGACGACGGCGTGTCGCTGCGCGTGGAGGACACGGGCGAGGGCCTGGCGCCGGAGGCGTACTCGCGAGCCTTCGAGCCGTTCTACACGACGAAGCCCGGCCACGCGGGGCTGGGGCTGAGCATCGTCCACCGGGTGGCGCTGCGGCATGGCTGGCAGCTGGACCTGGGGGCGGGCTCCTCGGGAGGCACGTTCGTGGAAGTCGTCTTCAAGGGCCCTGACGTGGGTCCTGGCTCGAGGCCCGTGGGCCGCGAAGTGATTCAGGGGAGCAAGTGA
- a CDS encoding (2Fe-2S) ferredoxin domain-containing protein, with amino-acid sequence MPQHGTPPPEPGQEPEPTELHVCHRCLVRLDASAGGVDLPRRLKEALRARGLAGSTRVISADCLGYCPKGRVSVLVLPDGGTGAHVQLIDPEKDGEDLAEHLARLPAPTAPP; translated from the coding sequence ATGCCGCAGCACGGAACGCCACCCCCCGAGCCCGGACAGGAACCGGAGCCCACGGAGCTGCACGTCTGCCACCGCTGCCTGGTGCGCCTGGACGCGAGCGCCGGAGGCGTGGACCTGCCGCGCCGGCTCAAGGAGGCGCTCCGTGCGCGGGGCCTCGCCGGCAGCACGCGGGTGATTTCCGCGGACTGCCTGGGCTACTGCCCGAAGGGACGCGTCAGCGTGCTGGTGCTCCCGGACGGAGGCACCGGCGCGCACGTCCAGCTCATCGACCCCGAGAAGGACGGCGAGGACCTGGCCGAGCACCTCGCGCGCCTGCCCGCGCCAACTGCGCCGCCTTGA
- the pdxA gene encoding 4-hydroxythreonine-4-phosphate dehydrogenase PdxA codes for MSPPLVGISLGDVSGIGPEVTAAALALPTLRKALVPVVFGDGPTLERFPVFRRYARVAPEALGRVDGPTLVEVTRLAEKDRVPGKPSRAGGRAQYAYVTAAIEAMRAGHVDALCTAPVSKEQISRAGIPFMGHTEVLAEAFGVDVLMMMDGPRVRVALATNHVSISELPTLLTVEGLVAQLKLLSRSLEPVVGRRPRIAVLGLNPHAGEGGLLGREEVEVIGPAIRRARAAKVDASGPIPADGLFARPDGIAERYDVVLAMYHDQGLIPAKALDFERTVNVTLGLPVPRTSPDHGTAYAIAGKGEASCVPMVEALLKAAQLARAGARGARPGPRRPSRGR; via the coding sequence GCGGCCCTGGCGCTCCCCACCTTGCGCAAGGCGCTCGTCCCCGTGGTGTTCGGGGACGGGCCCACCCTGGAGCGCTTCCCCGTCTTCCGCCGCTACGCGCGCGTGGCCCCCGAGGCCCTGGGCCGCGTGGACGGCCCCACCCTGGTGGAGGTGACACGGCTGGCGGAGAAGGACCGCGTGCCGGGCAAGCCGTCTCGCGCGGGAGGCCGGGCGCAGTACGCATACGTGACGGCGGCGATTGAAGCCATGCGCGCGGGACACGTGGACGCGCTGTGCACGGCGCCAGTGTCGAAGGAGCAGATTTCGCGCGCGGGCATCCCCTTCATGGGCCACACGGAGGTGCTGGCCGAGGCCTTCGGCGTGGACGTGTTGATGATGATGGACGGGCCCCGCGTGCGCGTGGCGCTGGCCACCAACCACGTGTCCATCTCCGAGCTGCCGACGCTGCTCACCGTGGAGGGACTTGTCGCGCAGCTCAAGCTGCTGTCGCGCAGCCTGGAGCCGGTGGTGGGCCGCCGCCCGCGCATCGCCGTGCTGGGGCTCAACCCGCACGCGGGCGAGGGCGGGCTGCTGGGGCGGGAAGAGGTGGAGGTGATTGGCCCCGCCATCCGCAGGGCGCGCGCGGCGAAGGTGGACGCGAGCGGGCCCATTCCGGCGGATGGCCTGTTCGCCCGGCCGGATGGGATTGCGGAGCGCTACGACGTGGTGCTGGCCATGTACCACGACCAGGGGCTCATCCCGGCCAAGGCGCTGGACTTCGAACGCACCGTGAATGTGACGCTGGGGCTGCCGGTGCCGCGCACGTCTCCGGACCACGGGACGGCGTACGCGATTGCGGGCAAGGGTGAGGCGAGCTGCGTGCCCATGGTGGAGGCGCTGCTCAAGGCGGCGCAGTTGGCGCGGGCAGGCGCGCGAGGTGCTCGGCCAGGTCCTCGCCGTCCTTCTCGGGGTCGATGA
- a CDS encoding aldo/keto reductase — protein MPLNHYVTLGRSGLRVSPLCLGAMTFGEDLGWGSSVEASNAIMDRFVERGGNFIDTANAYTRGHSEKIIGDHLGRHSSKRERVVIATKFVGNLFTDDPNGGGAGRKAMISQCEESLRRLQTDHIDLYWMHIWDIHTPIEETLRAMDDLVRSGKVRYVGVSDLPAWKVAQAQVTAHFRGWTPLVALQVEYSLLERTVEGELLPMARELGLGVTPWSPLKSGVLSGKYTRENAGKVKADRGAWAESSLNEKTYGIIDVLQRVAKELNTTVARVSLAWVQSRPGVTSTIIGARTLEQLDNNLGALDVQLKPEHVKALDDASTPTLNFPAAFLQGAPTFMHGGLTVNGVAAPEWPMAPKSDKERW, from the coding sequence ATGCCGTTGAACCACTACGTCACCCTGGGCCGCTCCGGCCTGCGCGTCAGCCCGCTCTGCCTGGGGGCGATGACGTTCGGCGAGGACCTGGGCTGGGGCAGCAGCGTCGAGGCGTCCAACGCCATCATGGACCGCTTCGTGGAGCGGGGTGGCAACTTCATCGACACGGCCAACGCGTACACGCGCGGGCACTCGGAGAAAATCATCGGCGACCACCTGGGTCGGCACTCCAGCAAGCGCGAGCGCGTCGTCATTGCCACGAAGTTCGTCGGCAACCTGTTCACCGACGACCCGAACGGCGGCGGCGCGGGCCGCAAGGCGATGATTTCCCAGTGCGAGGAGTCGCTGCGCCGGCTGCAGACGGACCACATCGACCTGTACTGGATGCACATCTGGGACATCCACACGCCCATTGAAGAGACGCTGCGGGCGATGGACGACCTGGTGCGCTCGGGGAAGGTCCGCTACGTGGGCGTCTCGGACCTGCCCGCGTGGAAGGTGGCGCAGGCGCAGGTGACAGCGCACTTCCGGGGCTGGACGCCGCTGGTGGCCTTGCAGGTGGAGTACTCGCTGCTGGAGCGCACGGTGGAAGGCGAGCTGCTGCCCATGGCGCGCGAGCTGGGGCTCGGAGTGACGCCGTGGTCTCCGCTGAAGAGCGGGGTGCTCAGCGGCAAGTACACGCGAGAGAATGCCGGCAAGGTGAAGGCGGACCGCGGCGCGTGGGCGGAGAGCTCGCTGAACGAGAAGACGTACGGCATCATCGACGTGCTCCAGCGCGTGGCGAAGGAGCTGAACACCACCGTGGCGCGCGTATCACTCGCGTGGGTGCAGAGCCGGCCGGGCGTGACGTCCACCATCATCGGGGCGCGGACGCTGGAGCAGCTCGACAACAACCTGGGCGCGCTGGACGTGCAGCTCAAGCCGGAGCACGTGAAGGCGCTGGACGACGCGTCCACGCCGACGCTGAACTTCCCCGCGGCCTTCCTCCAGGGCGCTCCCACGTTCATGCACGGCGGCCTCACGGTGAATGGCGTCGCCGCGCCCGAGTGGCCCATGGCGCCGAAGTCCGACAAGGAGCGCTGGTAG
- a CDS encoding sensor histidine kinase, whose translation MKDWQDPDSGPKVALKERSALLLREHLHRVRSHTDRLLAKLSLAQWPLAILLALGWSPQGWSGKVRGFDLAFFETALLVGAVLTAVPLALARWRPGTVATRHVIAVSQALWSALFIHLSGGRIETHFHVFASLALLSLYRDPWVLLSSTTALLVDRAVRGVLWPESVYGVPHPEWWRFLEHAFWIAAFNGVLVYACRGMFRELREVAVRRAELELAREREGAKARELDRALRELGGFQEHLIRVEKLAAVGQLAASVGHELRNPLAAVRNAHAYLARKLTRDPAGAAEDPRVQQFMGVMERELNACAKIISDLLDFARERPPALQPCPLRPLVDEALSVVPPREGVRIVNGVPESLPVPNLDKEQFRQVLVNLVQNAVEAMPSGRNGEVSVLAEGGEAGPWSVRVVDDGSGIPPDVLPKIFEPLFTTKTRGTGLGLAIVANMVQRHGGTISVRSEAGRGSEFTIQLPASAAAQAA comes from the coding sequence ATGAAGGACTGGCAGGACCCAGATAGCGGCCCGAAGGTGGCGCTCAAGGAGCGGTCGGCGCTGCTCCTGCGCGAGCACCTGCACCGGGTGCGCAGCCACACGGACCGGCTCCTCGCGAAGCTGTCGCTGGCGCAGTGGCCGCTCGCCATCCTGCTCGCGCTGGGCTGGTCGCCCCAGGGCTGGAGCGGGAAGGTGCGCGGCTTCGACCTCGCCTTCTTCGAGACCGCCCTGCTCGTGGGCGCGGTCCTCACCGCCGTCCCCCTGGCGCTGGCCCGCTGGCGTCCGGGCACCGTGGCCACCCGGCACGTCATCGCGGTGTCCCAGGCGCTCTGGTCCGCGCTGTTCATCCACCTGTCGGGCGGCCGCATCGAGACGCACTTCCACGTCTTCGCCTCGCTGGCCCTGCTGTCGCTCTACCGGGACCCGTGGGTGCTCCTGTCCTCGACCACCGCCCTCCTCGTGGACCGTGCGGTGCGGGGCGTGCTGTGGCCGGAGTCCGTCTACGGCGTGCCCCACCCGGAGTGGTGGCGCTTCCTGGAGCATGCCTTCTGGATTGCCGCCTTCAACGGCGTGCTCGTCTACGCCTGCCGGGGCATGTTCCGCGAGCTGCGCGAGGTGGCGGTGCGCCGCGCGGAGCTGGAGCTGGCCCGTGAGCGCGAGGGTGCGAAGGCGCGCGAGCTGGACCGGGCCCTGCGCGAGCTGGGCGGCTTCCAGGAGCACCTCATCCGGGTGGAGAAGCTGGCGGCCGTGGGCCAGCTCGCCGCCAGTGTGGGCCACGAGCTGCGCAACCCGCTGGCCGCCGTGCGCAACGCCCACGCCTACCTGGCGCGGAAGTTGACCCGAGACCCGGCCGGCGCCGCCGAGGACCCACGCGTCCAGCAGTTCATGGGCGTCATGGAGCGCGAGCTGAATGCCTGCGCGAAAATCATCTCCGACCTGCTCGACTTCGCCCGCGAGCGCCCGCCCGCGCTCCAGCCCTGTCCCCTGCGGCCGCTGGTGGACGAGGCGCTCAGCGTGGTGCCCCCGCGCGAGGGCGTCCGCATCGTCAACGGCGTGCCCGAGTCCCTCCCCGTCCCCAACCTGGACAAGGAGCAGTTCCGGCAGGTCCTGGTGAACCTGGTGCAGAACGCGGTGGAGGCCATGCCTTCAGGACGCAACGGGGAGGTTTCAGTGCTGGCGGAAGGCGGGGAGGCCGGGCCCTGGTCCGTCCGGGTGGTGGACGACGGTTCGGGCATACCCCCGGACGTGCTTCCGAAGATTTTCGAGCCTCTCTTCACCACCAAGACACGGGGAACCGGCTTGGGACTGGCCATTGTCGCCAACATGGTGCAACGTCACGGGGGCACAATCTCTGTGCGCAGTGAAGCGGGTCGGGGCAGCGAATTCACCATTCAGCTCCCCGCGTCCGCGGCGGCGCAGGCCGCGTGA